Proteins encoded within one genomic window of Couchioplanes caeruleus:
- the selA gene encoding L-seryl-tRNA(Sec) selenium transferase, which translates to MGQTPADPRRRIPRTDAVLGDPRLVAAAERLGRAPVKAAVVAAQGRARAGDIDPGDVVAVAVAALPAAPGGLRRVINASGVVLHTNLGRAALSAAAVRAVAAAAGHTDVELDLGTGRRAPRGRDALAALAAAVPAAGGVHVVNNGAAALVLAATVLAAGREIVVSRGELVEIGDGFRLPDLLVSTGAKLREVGTTNRTSVDDYAVAVGPETGFVLKVHPSNFVVRGFTRAVPVERLTGFGVPVVADIGSGLLGPDPLLPDEPDAATTLGQGADLVIASGDKLLGGPQAGLLLGEASLVKRLRRHPLARALRVDKLTLAALHATVTGPETPTWQALRTDIDDLRVRTEHAAATLAAAGVHAEVVTSVAVVGGGGAPELELPSWALALPEGYAQPLRLGEPPVVGRVARGRLLLDLRCVPAGEDAAVVAAVSAAAQASTLPAAE; encoded by the coding sequence GTGGGGCAGACGCCGGCGGACCCGCGGCGGCGGATCCCGCGGACCGACGCCGTGCTCGGCGATCCCCGCCTCGTCGCCGCCGCGGAACGGCTCGGGCGGGCCCCGGTCAAGGCCGCCGTCGTCGCCGCTCAGGGGCGGGCGCGGGCCGGGGACATCGATCCCGGAGACGTCGTCGCCGTCGCTGTCGCCGCGCTCCCGGCGGCGCCCGGTGGCCTGCGTCGCGTCATCAACGCCAGCGGGGTCGTCCTGCACACGAATCTCGGCCGCGCCGCGCTGTCGGCCGCCGCCGTCCGGGCCGTGGCCGCCGCCGCCGGGCACACCGACGTCGAGCTCGATCTCGGCACCGGCCGGCGGGCCCCGCGGGGCCGAGACGCGCTCGCCGCGCTCGCCGCCGCGGTGCCCGCCGCAGGCGGTGTGCACGTGGTCAACAACGGTGCCGCCGCGCTGGTGCTGGCCGCCACCGTGCTGGCCGCCGGGCGGGAGATCGTCGTCAGCCGCGGGGAGCTGGTCGAGATCGGCGACGGGTTCCGGCTGCCGGACCTGCTCGTCTCCACCGGCGCCAAGCTGCGCGAGGTCGGCACCACGAACCGCACGTCCGTCGACGACTACGCCGTCGCGGTCGGGCCGGAGACGGGGTTCGTGCTCAAGGTGCACCCGTCCAACTTCGTCGTGCGCGGGTTCACCCGGGCCGTGCCGGTGGAGCGGCTGACCGGGTTCGGCGTCCCGGTCGTCGCCGACATCGGTTCGGGACTGCTCGGTCCCGATCCGCTGCTGCCGGACGAGCCGGACGCGGCCACCACCCTGGGGCAGGGCGCCGATCTCGTCATCGCCAGCGGCGACAAGCTGCTCGGCGGTCCGCAGGCCGGGCTGCTGCTGGGGGAGGCCTCGCTGGTGAAGCGGCTGCGGCGGCATCCACTCGCGCGGGCACTGCGGGTGGACAAGCTCACCCTCGCCGCATTGCACGCGACCGTGACGGGTCCGGAGACGCCGACCTGGCAGGCTCTGCGGACAGACATCGACGACCTTCGGGTACGCACGGAGCACGCCGCCGCCACCCTCGCCGCCGCCGGGGTGCACGCCGAGGTCGTCACGTCGGTGGCCGTGGTGGGCGGGGGCGGCGCGCCGGAGCTGGAACTGCCGTCGTGGGCCCTGGCGCTGCCCGAGGGTTACGCCCAGCCCCTGCGTCTGGGGGAGCCACCGGTCGTGGGGCGGGTCGCGCGCGGCCGGCTGCTGCTCGATCTGCGCTGCGTACCGGCCGGAGAGGACGCGGCTGTCGTCGCCGCGGTCTCCGCCGCGGCGCAAGCGTCCACACTGCCGGCGGCGGAGTGA
- a CDS encoding IS256 family transposase: MAAGSSGGSLIDEIVRDGARRMLAAALEAEVAAYIAAHVGELDERGRRLVVRNGHAQPRQVLTAAGAVEVVAPRVNDKRVDETTGERLRFASLILPAWCRKSPKITEVLPLLYLHGLSSKDFGPALEGFLDTDAGLSAATITRLTVQWQDEARAFADRDLSGADYVYLWADGIHLNVRLEQSKLCLLVMIGVRVDGTKQLVALTDGYREATESWADLLRDCKRRGMRAPVLAVGDGALGFWGALREVFPETKEQRCWFYKIANILAALPKSAHPAAKKALAEIWNAEDREHARRAVAAFKLAYGAKFAKAVAKLTDDLDELLRFYDYPAEHWVHLRTTNPIESTFATVRHRTKVTEGPGSKAAGLAMAYKLIEAAQARWRAVNAPHLVALVRAGAHFEGGKLVERPQPATPHGRAA; this comes from the coding sequence ATGGCGGCCGGATCGTCTGGTGGGTCGTTGATCGACGAGATCGTGCGGGATGGAGCGCGGCGGATGCTGGCCGCCGCGTTGGAGGCCGAGGTCGCCGCGTACATCGCCGCGCATGTCGGCGAACTGGACGAGCGGGGTCGGCGGCTGGTCGTGCGCAACGGCCATGCGCAGCCGCGGCAGGTACTCACGGCGGCCGGGGCGGTCGAGGTGGTCGCGCCGCGGGTCAATGACAAGCGCGTCGACGAGACGACGGGCGAACGGCTCCGGTTCGCCTCGCTGATCCTGCCGGCGTGGTGCCGCAAGTCGCCGAAGATCACCGAGGTGCTGCCGCTGCTGTACCTGCACGGTCTGTCCAGCAAGGACTTCGGCCCCGCGTTGGAAGGCTTCCTCGACACGGATGCGGGCCTGTCCGCGGCGACGATCACCCGGTTGACCGTGCAATGGCAGGACGAGGCCCGCGCCTTCGCAGACCGTGATCTGTCCGGTGCGGACTACGTGTATCTGTGGGCTGACGGCATCCACCTCAACGTGCGACTCGAGCAGTCGAAATTGTGCCTGCTCGTGATGATCGGCGTGCGGGTCGACGGCACCAAGCAGCTCGTCGCGCTGACCGACGGCTACCGCGAGGCGACCGAGTCGTGGGCCGACCTGCTACGCGACTGCAAGCGCCGCGGCATGCGCGCCCCGGTACTGGCCGTCGGTGACGGCGCGCTCGGCTTCTGGGGCGCGCTGCGCGAGGTGTTCCCCGAGACGAAGGAGCAACGCTGCTGGTTCTACAAGATCGCCAACATTCTGGCCGCGCTACCCAAATCGGCCCACCCCGCCGCCAAGAAAGCTCTCGCCGAAATCTGGAACGCCGAGGACCGCGAGCACGCCCGCCGCGCCGTCGCCGCATTCAAGCTCGCATACGGCGCCAAGTTCGCCAAGGCCGTCGCCAAGCTCACCGACGACCTGGACGAGCTACTGCGCTTCTACGACTACCCGGCTGAACACTGGGTGCACCTACGCACCACCAACCCGATCGAGTCGACCTTCGCCACCGTCCGTCATCGCACGAAGGTCACCGAAGGACCCGGGTCGAAGGCCGCCGGCCTCGCCATGGCGTACAAACTCATCGAGGCCGCACAGGCCCGCTGGCGTGCCGTCAACGCACCCCACCTCGTCGCCCTGGTCCGCGCCGGCGCCCACTTCGAAGGCGGCAAGCTCGTCGAACGTCCACAACCGGCCACCCCGCATGGCAGGGCGGCGTGA
- a CDS encoding tetratricopeptide repeat protein — translation MPALATNPFAGRVTIVLAAAGYGKTRAVRAWLGDTAATWHSGADLAGEAATGDGDRVTVVDDLHLASAGALAAWLAPALKAGSRLILVTRSPVPGAVLRSFPDVAVEVGPARLALTPERTARLLRRRYGLADRDLAARVHRLTCGWPVLTHHLGAALAADPALADAGGPSEETLAVPGTPVAGYLAAEVLDVLPAAGRRLLADAALLGYICAELAAELGYPRPGQAVGELARVGLVTSPTPGHPWYRPVPMVAAVVGVGGRRPASRSARVLAVAADWHGRNNRPAEALRLRLAADDHAGCASIVAAYGTELLAGGAATEVVTAVRALPPRFRDHRIELLLAEGLEIIGDSAGAVAAYAVLAGDAERLPPAIAWRYGVAVYLWGDPRQALDILRRGALAREDTADEALLLAWTAAAHWLAGDTASCRDRAVRAHRAAAAARDDRALATAHVALALCANLDGDPVALRTHYARALDLAEAAGDVVQAIRIRANLAAGLEREARFPEALQMVRPAVALAERCGHASMLAMSLCNEAALLHRLGHLDDAVGRHRRSVELYQRIGSDKVAYPLNGLGDIHRQRGRHSEARAAYEEAVRAATRDGNRQSLVPGLAGLARVIDGDPAAAAEIAARALGVAVGPQRTAALLAAGWVALRSGDRCYVQRQSMAAADSARCHRDHTGLAEALELRAAASDPHEARQALAEALAIWRSGDAVLDAGRVSIALAALPGTRAEDRLAARLATTRLTAAGVMLPPPSPPVVGEPAAVRIRVLGGFTVLIDGEPVPASTWKSRKARDLLRILIARRGRPVPREELIELLWGEAAGDPGVGHRLAVALSTARGVLDPRRCAPSDHFIAAALANLRVSLDRLDIDVEAFLRDAADGLRLLADGAGDDAQIALAAADRRYTGDVYDDEPYDDWARPLREHARAVRLDVLRAMADLRRGRGELDEAVRYLRRILEVEPYDERAHRTLVGVLTDDGRHGEARRALARYAAAMREIGVATPVIQASPTSF, via the coding sequence ATGCCCGCTCTGGCGACCAACCCGTTCGCCGGCCGGGTCACGATCGTCCTGGCCGCCGCCGGCTACGGCAAGACCCGTGCGGTACGCGCGTGGCTCGGCGACACCGCAGCCACCTGGCACAGCGGCGCCGACCTCGCCGGCGAGGCGGCCACGGGCGACGGCGATCGGGTCACGGTGGTGGACGACCTGCACCTGGCGTCCGCCGGCGCGCTGGCGGCGTGGCTGGCGCCGGCGCTGAAGGCGGGTTCCCGCCTGATCCTGGTCACCCGCAGTCCGGTACCCGGTGCTGTGCTGAGGTCGTTTCCCGATGTGGCCGTCGAGGTGGGGCCGGCCCGGCTCGCCTTGACGCCGGAGCGCACGGCCCGGCTGTTGCGTCGCCGCTACGGCCTGGCCGACCGGGACCTCGCCGCGCGGGTGCACCGGCTGACCTGCGGCTGGCCGGTGCTCACCCACCACCTGGGCGCGGCCCTCGCGGCCGATCCTGCGCTTGCTGATGCCGGTGGCCCGAGCGAGGAGACGCTCGCCGTACCGGGCACGCCGGTCGCCGGGTACCTCGCCGCGGAGGTCCTGGACGTGCTGCCCGCGGCCGGACGCCGGCTGCTCGCCGACGCCGCCCTGCTCGGGTATATCTGTGCCGAGCTCGCCGCCGAGCTCGGCTACCCGCGGCCCGGGCAGGCGGTCGGGGAGCTCGCCCGGGTCGGCCTGGTCACGTCCCCGACCCCGGGCCACCCGTGGTACCGCCCGGTGCCGATGGTCGCCGCGGTGGTGGGTGTGGGCGGGAGGCGGCCGGCCAGCCGGTCCGCGCGGGTGCTGGCCGTCGCCGCCGACTGGCATGGCCGTAACAACCGCCCGGCCGAGGCGTTGCGGCTACGACTCGCCGCCGACGACCACGCCGGGTGCGCGTCCATCGTGGCCGCATACGGCACGGAGCTGCTCGCTGGTGGGGCAGCCACCGAGGTGGTCACCGCCGTACGCGCCCTGCCACCGAGGTTTCGCGACCACCGGATCGAGTTGCTGCTCGCCGAGGGCCTGGAGATCATCGGTGATTCAGCCGGTGCGGTGGCGGCGTACGCCGTGCTCGCCGGTGACGCCGAACGGCTCCCGCCGGCCATCGCCTGGCGGTACGGCGTCGCCGTCTACCTGTGGGGCGATCCGCGCCAAGCACTCGACATCCTGCGGCGCGGCGCCCTCGCCCGAGAGGACACCGCGGACGAGGCGCTGCTGCTGGCCTGGACGGCCGCGGCTCACTGGCTGGCCGGCGACACGGCATCCTGCCGGGACCGGGCCGTACGGGCGCACCGCGCCGCCGCCGCGGCCCGCGACGACCGGGCGCTGGCCACCGCCCACGTGGCCTTGGCGCTGTGTGCGAACCTGGATGGCGATCCGGTGGCGCTACGGACCCACTACGCGCGGGCGCTGGATCTGGCCGAGGCGGCGGGCGACGTCGTACAGGCGATCCGGATCCGCGCTAACCTCGCCGCCGGACTGGAACGCGAGGCCCGCTTCCCGGAAGCCCTGCAGATGGTACGCCCGGCGGTGGCGCTCGCCGAGCGCTGCGGCCATGCGAGCATGCTCGCGATGTCGCTGTGCAACGAGGCCGCCCTGCTGCATCGGCTCGGCCACCTCGACGACGCGGTCGGGCGGCACCGGCGGTCGGTCGAGCTCTACCAACGGATCGGCTCCGACAAGGTCGCGTACCCGCTCAACGGCCTCGGCGACATCCACCGGCAGCGTGGGCGGCACAGCGAGGCGCGGGCTGCGTACGAGGAGGCGGTGCGGGCGGCGACCCGGGACGGCAACAGGCAGAGCCTGGTCCCCGGATTGGCGGGGTTGGCGCGGGTGATCGACGGTGATCCGGCGGCCGCGGCCGAGATCGCGGCGCGGGCGCTCGGCGTTGCGGTCGGGCCGCAACGCACCGCGGCGCTCCTCGCCGCCGGCTGGGTCGCGCTGCGGTCCGGTGATCGGTGCTACGTGCAACGGCAGTCAATGGCCGCCGCCGACTCCGCGCGGTGCCACCGCGATCACACCGGGCTGGCCGAGGCTTTGGAGCTACGCGCGGCCGCCAGCGACCCGCATGAGGCCCGGCAGGCGCTCGCGGAGGCGCTGGCCATCTGGCGGAGCGGGGACGCGGTACTGGACGCCGGCCGGGTGAGCATTGCGCTGGCGGCACTGCCCGGGACGCGCGCCGAGGACCGGCTGGCCGCCCGGCTGGCCACCACCCGGCTCACCGCCGCGGGCGTCATGCTTCCCCCGCCGTCCCCGCCCGTCGTGGGCGAACCGGCCGCCGTGCGGATCCGCGTCCTCGGCGGGTTCACGGTGCTCATCGACGGCGAGCCGGTGCCGGCGTCGACCTGGAAGTCCCGCAAGGCTCGTGACCTGCTGCGTATTCTGATCGCCCGCCGTGGCCGGCCGGTGCCCCGGGAGGAGCTGATCGAGCTGCTGTGGGGGGAGGCGGCCGGCGATCCGGGCGTCGGACACCGGCTGGCGGTGGCGCTGTCCACCGCGCGCGGCGTGCTCGACCCGCGCCGCTGCGCTCCATCGGACCACTTCATCGCCGCGGCCCTGGCGAACCTGCGGGTGAGCCTCGACCGGCTGGATATCGATGTCGAGGCGTTTCTCCGGGACGCGGCCGACGGCCTCCGGCTGCTCGCTGACGGCGCGGGCGACGACGCCCAGATCGCGCTCGCCGCCGCGGACCGGCGGTATACCGGCGACGTCTACGACGACGAACCGTACGACGACTGGGCGCGGCCGCTGCGGGAACACGCCCGGGCGGTGCGCCTGGATGTCCTGCGCGCGATGGCCGATCTCCGCCGCGGGCGCGGCGAACTCGACGAGGCGGTGCGCTACCTGCGGCGGATCCTCGAGGTCGAGCCGTACGACGAGCGCGCGCACCGCACCCTCGTCGGTGTGCTCACGGACGACGGCCGGCACGGCGAGGCACGGCGAGCGCTCGCCCGGTACGCCGCCGCGATGCGGGAGATCGGCGTCGCGACACCCGTGATCCAGGCGTCCCCCACGTCCTTCTAG
- a CDS encoding sigma-70 family RNA polymerase sigma factor — translation MCPRVRRGSKVKGGPQGPSLATPRAWARRVAARELARRVAELDYEILTDQVPERPALLANNADLSEQSRRIVAAIQELPPRQRQIMAWTYDGYAPAEIAEELDITPEAVRSSLRKARRSLIERLTQGKGSR, via the coding sequence ATCTGCCCGAGGGTCCGCAGAGGTTCCAAGGTCAAGGGCGGCCCGCAGGGCCCGTCGCTTGCGACGCCGCGCGCTTGGGCCCGCCGCGTTGCGGCGCGAGAGCTAGCGCGTCGAGTGGCGGAGCTGGACTACGAGATCTTGACGGACCAAGTCCCCGAACGTCCTGCGTTGTTGGCAAACAACGCCGATCTTTCCGAGCAAAGTAGACGAATTGTCGCTGCGATCCAGGAGTTGCCACCCAGGCAGCGGCAGATCATGGCTTGGACATACGACGGATATGCTCCGGCTGAGATCGCCGAAGAACTCGACATTACCCCCGAGGCAGTCAGGAGCAGTCTGCGCAAAGCCCGCCGATCATTGATCGAGCGGTTGACTCAGGGAAAGGGAAGCCGATGA
- a CDS encoding NUDIX domain-containing protein produces MTTTSRPDPAADWWTTKDVAAYLGIEPGAVSSYRKRGQMPAPDQTIGSRTHLWKPARITSWQASRTRAGVGGRPRGEGRPVSAADFPPIKTPAPDDDSRWIVHGRRPLYESEWINLYKTDVELPDGQRFEHHTVWMPTAAMTAVLNDDLTHVLLMWRHRFVPDLWNWELPGGLVDAGEEPAVTAAREVEEETGYRPRNVEHLVTFEPMIGMANTPHHVFIARGAERIGEPTETTEMQRMEWVPLPQVPSIIAEGQVSNSGTLVALLHVLAISGPSAPYRSGAAG; encoded by the coding sequence GTGACTACGACATCGCGGCCGGACCCGGCAGCCGACTGGTGGACAACCAAGGACGTTGCGGCTTACCTCGGCATTGAGCCGGGGGCCGTCAGCAGCTATCGCAAGCGCGGGCAGATGCCCGCGCCGGATCAGACCATCGGTAGCCGTACCCACCTGTGGAAGCCGGCTCGGATCACCAGTTGGCAGGCCTCGCGGACGCGTGCCGGTGTCGGTGGTCGGCCTCGTGGCGAGGGACGACCGGTTTCGGCCGCCGACTTTCCGCCGATCAAGACGCCTGCGCCTGACGACGACAGTCGCTGGATCGTGCACGGCCGTCGGCCGCTGTACGAGAGCGAGTGGATCAATCTCTACAAGACCGATGTCGAGCTGCCTGACGGCCAGCGATTCGAGCACCACACGGTCTGGATGCCTACCGCCGCGATGACCGCCGTACTGAATGACGACCTCACGCATGTGCTGTTGATGTGGCGTCACCGCTTCGTGCCTGACCTGTGGAATTGGGAGCTCCCCGGAGGGCTGGTCGACGCCGGGGAAGAACCCGCGGTGACCGCTGCCCGCGAGGTCGAGGAAGAGACCGGCTACCGGCCGCGCAACGTGGAACACCTCGTGACATTCGAGCCCATGATCGGAATGGCGAACACGCCTCACCACGTGTTCATCGCGCGCGGTGCGGAACGAATCGGCGAGCCGACGGAGACCACGGAGATGCAGCGCATGGAGTGGGTGCCGCTCCCCCAGGTCCCGAGCATCATCGCTGAGGGACAAGTCAGCAACTCGGGGACGCTGGTCGCGCTGCTCCACGTCCTCGCGATCAGCGGCCCGAGTGCGCCGTACCGCTCTGGAGCAGCCGGTTGA
- a CDS encoding XRE family transcriptional regulator, with amino-acid sequence MIRDWARGRRALGSEYAEIFTETFGVPFSTETPAAVSESTGIDLNAELAARLTSSAALDASLIKLFEDQTSSFRVQDRQLGASRLMQQTEAHVAQMTDLLEYSLPGALRTALAAAVAEAAALAGWQALDLGDPGKTWAMHEKAKSAARESEEPSIIAHVTAQQAYALLDLDRAPEAVNLIQHARQEAADRVPSLLRSWLWAAEAEALASAREPDAARVALDSAAQFLPSGGPDETLPFLFLSDVHLARWRGHCLARLGMSEAVDDLSVAVKSLDPSFTRATAGLRCDLALAYSVRGQHHEARAEARMADELATRTSSVRQRRRINRLLQSGTAHSGR; translated from the coding sequence ATGATCCGTGACTGGGCACGCGGAAGACGCGCACTCGGAAGTGAGTACGCAGAGATCTTCACCGAGACGTTCGGCGTGCCGTTCTCGACCGAAACACCCGCGGCCGTAAGCGAATCTACAGGCATCGACTTGAATGCCGAGCTGGCGGCACGACTGACCTCCTCGGCCGCACTCGACGCCAGCCTCATCAAGCTGTTCGAGGATCAGACATCGTCGTTCCGCGTACAGGACCGGCAGCTCGGGGCCTCCAGGCTGATGCAGCAAACCGAGGCCCACGTGGCACAGATGACCGACCTGTTGGAGTACTCGCTACCCGGCGCGCTTCGCACCGCGCTGGCCGCCGCCGTCGCTGAGGCAGCGGCGCTGGCCGGCTGGCAGGCACTCGACCTCGGCGACCCAGGCAAGACGTGGGCCATGCATGAGAAGGCGAAGAGCGCCGCTCGGGAAAGCGAAGAGCCATCGATCATTGCGCACGTCACCGCGCAGCAGGCGTACGCGCTGCTCGATCTCGATCGCGCTCCGGAAGCTGTGAACTTGATTCAGCACGCCCGGCAGGAGGCTGCCGATCGAGTGCCGTCCCTGCTGCGATCGTGGCTTTGGGCGGCCGAAGCGGAAGCGCTCGCCTCAGCGAGGGAACCGGACGCGGCCAGGGTAGCGCTCGACAGTGCTGCTCAGTTCCTACCCTCGGGCGGTCCTGACGAGACGTTGCCGTTCCTCTTCCTCAGCGACGTTCACTTGGCTCGCTGGCGCGGGCACTGCCTCGCTCGACTTGGCATGAGCGAGGCCGTCGATGATCTCTCTGTAGCAGTCAAGAGCCTTGATCCATCATTCACTCGCGCCACCGCGGGTCTCCGGTGCGATCTAGCCTTGGCCTATTCCGTGCGGGGCCAGCACCACGAGGCACGCGCCGAGGCCCGCATGGCCGACGAGCTGGCCACGCGAACCTCGTCGGTACGTCAGCGCAGGCGGATCAACCGGCTGCTCCAGAGCGGTACGGCGCACTCGGGCCGCTGA
- a CDS encoding DUF6284 family protein: MSIDFETGEPSPGELAAIEAEWPQIEADLAELDAEIREIYAADRGGPTELDWRRTRRSAAQVTRTATRATRPVAELRSAA; this comes from the coding sequence ATGTCGATCGACTTCGAGACCGGCGAACCGTCGCCGGGTGAACTGGCCGCGATCGAGGCCGAGTGGCCGCAGATCGAGGCGGACTTGGCCGAGCTGGACGCCGAAATTCGTGAGATCTACGCCGCGGATCGCGGGGGCCCGACCGAGCTGGACTGGCGGCGTACGCGCCGCAGCGCCGCCCAGGTAACCCGCACGGCCACCCGCGCGACGCGGCCGGTGGCCGAGCTGCGGTCCGCGGCCTGA
- a CDS encoding DUF2637 domain-containing protein, which translates to MSLYPTTGTPGLAELAASNRRIARSLADGEFARMQAEQRRADQDAAAERRLREAQGKLRLSAERDKLKASRDERRAAKREARRARKRERRQATHARWTDRRAAASGYVRANAAAVYSSTIYGLAVSGAVYGQIDAARIHHVWMPAAVVASIAIEGTGLAMALTAQQQRLAGERAVAARALVAVATAAAVAINYLGHQPDMVKAVGLSALSAVGIIVFEIRSGAKHRKALRAMGMIAEPGERFGIRRWLAFPRETFAAWQLDVRDRLSPGAAGLIARVEQATAARRRRIEAEAAARHRRKLAEEVARLARRAACKAAGKGDAGAALAALVRLSHTGTPAPLLALPSRAHLDAQTARRQADAARMALGQAEARASAATARAETEAASAAIERQRAQAEALHCGDAQRRADAEAATARAEVARRQEAEAALTALRHRVETETVRAAQLRGQTDTIGRDVERLSQQVIREQQDRTLAESRALVAEQAAADRGRERDRLTSALSSMNEQVTVLREQLAAARAVPQFDGRPLPAVARTSPETVLKVLAAYRDNPSASQKHIASLAGTTDRTVRAVRAAAPDFFTRSRAA; encoded by the coding sequence ATGAGCCTCTACCCGACGACCGGCACGCCGGGCCTAGCGGAGCTGGCCGCGTCGAACCGGCGGATTGCCCGGTCGCTGGCCGACGGCGAATTCGCCCGGATGCAGGCCGAACAGCGGCGCGCCGATCAGGATGCGGCGGCCGAGCGTCGGCTCCGTGAGGCGCAGGGCAAGCTACGGCTGTCCGCCGAGCGTGACAAGCTGAAGGCGAGCCGTGACGAGCGTCGGGCGGCCAAGCGCGAGGCCCGGCGTGCCCGCAAGCGCGAACGCCGGCAGGCTACTCACGCCCGGTGGACCGACCGGCGGGCCGCCGCGAGCGGGTACGTGCGCGCGAACGCTGCCGCGGTCTACTCCTCGACCATCTACGGGCTGGCGGTGTCCGGCGCCGTGTACGGGCAGATCGACGCGGCCCGGATCCACCATGTGTGGATGCCGGCCGCGGTCGTCGCCTCGATCGCGATTGAGGGCACCGGCCTGGCGATGGCGTTGACCGCGCAACAGCAGCGACTCGCCGGGGAACGCGCCGTCGCGGCGCGCGCATTGGTGGCGGTCGCGACGGCCGCCGCGGTCGCGATCAACTACCTCGGCCACCAGCCAGACATGGTCAAGGCCGTCGGGCTGTCGGCGCTGTCGGCGGTCGGGATCATCGTGTTCGAGATCCGCTCGGGCGCCAAGCACCGCAAGGCCCTGCGCGCCATGGGCATGATCGCCGAGCCCGGGGAGCGGTTCGGGATCCGCCGGTGGCTGGCGTTTCCGCGCGAGACGTTCGCCGCGTGGCAGCTCGACGTGCGGGACCGGCTGTCGCCCGGTGCCGCCGGCCTGATCGCTCGCGTCGAGCAGGCCACGGCCGCGCGGCGGCGCCGGATCGAGGCGGAGGCCGCCGCCCGGCACCGCCGGAAGCTGGCGGAAGAGGTCGCTAGGCTGGCCCGCCGCGCGGCCTGTAAGGCGGCGGGCAAGGGCGACGCCGGGGCGGCGCTCGCCGCGCTGGTCCGGCTGTCGCACACCGGCACCCCGGCGCCACTGCTGGCGTTGCCGTCACGGGCGCACCTCGACGCGCAGACGGCGCGGAGGCAAGCCGACGCGGCGCGCATGGCGCTCGGGCAAGCGGAAGCACGTGCTTCCGCTGCAACCGCCAGGGCGGAAACGGAAGCGGCATCGGCCGCCATTGAGCGGCAACGGGCGCAAGCAGAAGCACTTCACTGCGGCGACGCGCAACGCCGGGCGGACGCGGAAGCCGCCACGGCCCGGGCGGAGGTGGCCCGTCGGCAGGAAGCGGAAGCAGCCCTGACCGCGTTGCGCCACCGCGTCGAAACCGAGACCGTCCGGGCGGCGCAGTTGCGCGGGCAGACCGACACGATCGGCCGCGACGTCGAGCGGCTCAGCCAGCAGGTGATCCGCGAACAGCAAGACCGGACGCTGGCCGAGTCCCGAGCGTTGGTCGCGGAGCAGGCCGCCGCGGACCGCGGCCGTGAGCGCGACCGACTGACCAGCGCGCTGAGCAGTATGAACGAGCAGGTCACCGTGTTGCGCGAGCAACTAGCGGCGGCTCGAGCCGTGCCGCAGTTCGACGGCCGGCCTTTGCCGGCCGTCGCGCGCACCAGCCCCGAAACGGTCCTCAAAGTTCTGGCCGCCTACCGGGACAACCCGAGCGCCAGCCAGAAACACATCGCGTCGCTGGCCGGCACGACCGACCGCACGGTACGCGCGGTGCGCGCCGCCGCACCGGACTTCTTCACCCGCAGCAGAGCCGCGTAA